GAAACGTTCTTCTTGGCCAAAAGCTCTGATTGTCATCACTCCGGCGATAGACTCAGCAAGGTGGCTCGCAAGTGTAGACTTTGTGGTCCCATCGAGCCGCATCAACTCATTCGAAGAAGCGTAGTAGTGTTTCTAcagtaaaagggaaaaatcaatgCTACATTAAAATTTGAATGATAGAAAGAGTCTCACGGGAGGTAGATGTGCAGAATTTTGCCTATTGAGGAACAACTAATTGATTTGAGGCATAAGCATTACCTGTATGATCTGTGTCAGGTAAATCATGGGTATGATGACAAATATAACTGGCCATGTAAGAAAAGCGAGTACCAAAAAGTTCGAGTAAGTATTCATTGTGGACGCAAGCGAAATGGTTAACTTGAAGGCCATATCGATATCGATGATGCTTAAATCCGAAGAAACCTATAAAATTCAGCAAATCCTGTTATTCATCTTAAACATTGTCAAAGCACAGCACAAATTCGATTTCAGAGTATGTTCTTACCCGGCTGAGTATTCTTCCCAAAGGAGTCGAGTCGTAAAAGGACATCGGCGCTCGTATAAGGGAGTGCAACAACACAGAGAATATGGACTCCGATGCACCGCAACCTAAATGGACTATGAAATACGATCTGATAAGCAAAAGGAGAGGTAGGGCAATGCAGATGCCAGTGTAAACAGAGTTCAACTCGATGGTGCTCACACTCGTAGCGTTGACTTCAGAAGCCAACCAATAATTTTGTACGAACTGCCCGGCTATAAAGAATATGTGAGATATAGTTGCCAAGGTGAAAAACAAAATGCCCTTGTGGTGTTTCAGATACTGTAAGTAGGGCTTGAAACCGCTGTCTCCCATCTCTCTTTCCTCCTgtttagtcaattgagttcccAGAGAGGCCTCGATTTGTTCCTCTATGTATATACTCTGGATCTCCTCCTTCAAATAACCAGGCCTTCCTGATGAAGTGATTGCAATTCGATTTCCAGAACCAGAGGTCATGTTATGCGCGAACACAAGGTCCTGAAATTTTTGGCAAGAGGCCATCAACTGATCATATGAGCCGGTGCTCACGATTTGCCCAGATGACATTAACTGTCAAGAAACACAATTGTTCAGGAAGACCATGTATCAAATGAGAATTGTAAAAATAACTCCTTCATAGCAAAAACAATTCATCAGGgatgacattttctttttagcaAGCCAAAGATCCAAATTCCCCACAGACCGAAATATATTCTTGGTTTTTGGTTGAATGAGTTACTAACCAAGATAGAGTTAAAAGCTGGAAGGAAGTCAACTTGATGCGTAACAAGCAAAACAGTCTTTCCAGATAAAGCTTTCATGACATATTCCTGCAACAACAACCAAACATCACATTCATTTAGAACCTAATACGAATACAAATAGAATTTTCACTGTCCTTGAGAggagatcacattaaataagCTTGTCGCTGTATGAGCATCCACAGCGCTGAAGGGATCATCCAACAGATACACGTCCGCATCCTGATACAGAGCGCGTGCAAGTTGTAGCCTTTGCTTCTGTCCGCCACTCAAATTGACGCCTCTCTCCCCTATTTGAGTTTGATCGCCGAAGGGAAACATTTTGATGTCCTTGGCCAGGGAACACTGCTGAATTACTTCTTGATATTTGACAGAGTCCATGGCTAAACCAAATAGGATGTTTTCTTGTATAGTTCCGGTCTGGATCCATGCTGTCTGCGACACACATGCCATCCTACCATAAACATGCACCTATACATAGATTAAGGATTACCAGTAAATCTTCAATCACATTAGTtgctaattgatttaattatgaCCTGGTATATCATCCACTGCAAGTCATTTTATGCATAATATGAACTGGCCATAACAGGAAATAGCAAAAGTTAGTGGGGAAATTGCAACGTATAACTAGAAATTACCCAGAGGAGAAGATCAATCGATGACTTACAACGCCATTGACAAATGGAACTTCTCCGAGAATTGCAGCTAAAAGGGTAGATTTGCCCGACCCAACTTCCCCACATATAGCTACTTTCTGTCCTTTCCTGACTGATAATTTTATGTTCCTCAATTCCTTTGAGGTACCACTGTCCCAAGAAATTTCACGCGTATCCAAGAAAACAGCTGTTTCCAGCACCTCATTATCACTCTCTTGCTCTGTTGGTTTACTTTCCAATTCAGGTGCCTCTAGAAATGTAGCGATCCGAGCCAATGAAACCCTAGCCTGGATGAAGGACCTGACTACATCGGGAATCAATCTGATTGGTTCCTGAACGATTCTTAAACTTGCCAAGAACGTGAATACATTGCTTGCAGTCAAGGAAATGCTCATGAAGTAGCATGCCCAGAAAGTGACAGCGGGAACTAAAATCGCCAAAGACCACAACAGGACCAAATAGTAACCCTGTTGCCACAAAACTGCCGCGATCCACTCTGATTCGTCTTTCCTCAGCTCCTCGATTGCTTTCTTGAAGTGCTTCTCCCAGGCATACAACTTCAACACCTTCATATTCGCAAGCGCCTCCGCGATCGCCTTCAGCCTTTTATCTTGAGCCTCCATGAGTCTTCTTTGGTACTTGAGTTGCAATTTTGCCATTGGAGATGTTAAGGGGACAATCAATATAACTACCGCCAGACCCACCAAAGTTGCAAGCCCCATGGCATAATATACAATGGCTAATGCAAGACACAGCTGAAGGCTAGTCGACCATATTTGGTGAAACCAGTAAGGGAACTCACCGATCCTATAAGCATCTGTAGTGACATAATTTACTATCTCGCCGAGAGAGTGAGTCATTTTCGCTGCACTCGAGAGCCGCAGTTGCTTCTGACAAATCGCTGCAGATAGAAAAGATCTTATTCTGAGTCCAATCAGTCTTGCTCTAAAATACCATTGCCTTTCCGATAGAGATTCCAAGCATTTGGCCAAGAACAATCCTCCAGCTAGCACATATCCCTCATACTCGAAAGCCTCTTCACCTTCGGCAACCATGATGAAGGCTCTGAGGAACAAAGGCCCGGTGGAGAGAGTCAAGACCTTGGTCAAAGCAAAGAACCCGGAAACCAAAATACCTCTCCATTCGCAAAAAAATATCGCGGACAAGATAGAGTAGGAATCATACgggttcttcctcttttctttgtgCAGTTGCTCTATGAACCTCGAGTAACATGTTTCCGCTCGTTCTTCCAGCCTAAGACGCGGAATATCAtcttcttgaaggatcttctcTCTTCCCAATTTCAGTATCGGATTCAACCACCAAAAGGACATCTTGCTGAGAAATCCTGCCTTTGCAAAAGGAGTGACATTATCATTCTGTGCTTGGTCCAGCAAGGGTTCATACACAGCACCATTTTCGCGGACCCCGCTAGTCTCCATGTAACTGTATCCTCTGAAAGCACAGAAAGGCAGGAGGATCTCTCCAGGGAACGATACAATATCTAACACCGAAGACACGGATGCAGTGGTTTCCTTTATTTCCCAAAGGGAAGATAAACAGAGAAATCCTGCATACAATGAGGCTAGTATCGTATAAGTCCGAGCCAATGGAACATATGGAAGGTGTAGCCTCCCAATGGTCACAGTCAAAACTAGCAGCATCCAACCGACCCCTTGAAACAGAAAGACTAGCCACTCATGTAGAGGTAAAAGATCGATTTCCTGAATTATCCAAATTCTGGGTGTGGACGAATAAGTGGAAATTGcagtaattttcttttgggaCAACTTATAGAGATAGACAAATAGGAAGTACAGAATGAGCAAGACATCGattgaaatgaccaaaatgcagTTGGAACAAGAAGACGCACGCCAGCCCAGAGCTGCAGCTGTCTCGAACTTGACTGGAGCAGCAAGAATCACCGCAGAACATGTTCCAGAATTCTCTCCTCATCGTGCATCTTTCCTGAAAGACCCAGATTTGAGAACATACTTCAAGACTATTATCACGTCATAATTAGCAATTCGCCTTGAAATTTGAATTGCCATATGAAGGCATGAGCACATATAGCGTCTAGTTAACGAAACGCCCTTGAGGGCACCAATTAAGGTTACTGAAAACAGAGATGACAATTTCATACTTAACAGCAGAAAACAAGATTCCACTCGATTTGCCTGGACTATCAATGAATCCATCATGTTGTTGGGAAAAATCCTTGATACATACACGCACAAGAAACCATTAGTTGAACTATCTGATTAGGAACAAAACTTCAGAGGAAACAAAGCAAATATATTTATGTCTTCAACACCAAcgaagataaaaaaatcaagaacttCCCGGGTCGTCCTACCCACAAGACATGCCTTTTCATGCGCGTCCCAGCAACAGTAGCACTCGACGAGAAGTGATGCAGGGTCATAGACGCAACCAAGAATCAAactacaaagaagaagaagaagaagaagaagaaaggctcACTTCCAAGCTCTAGCTAGCAATGTTTGCTAAAACAGAGCAGGCGAAGGAAGCACGTTGTTGACTCTGCTTCCGCTGCAGGAAACGGAGCGCCTCTTCTTGCTCGCAGACAATCCATTTTGTTGTGTGTCCGAGGAGCTTGATCGGATCCAACAGGCAAGAGCAAGAGCAACTTTGACTTGtggaaatcaaagaaaaaaccaGGCTCCCCCAAATCTTgcccgaagagagagagagagagagagagagagaagcccaGCTGGCTTTACTTGCTTGCCTTACTTTTAAATTCTTTAAATGTTCACATTATTTTCACATTAAGTTGAGACAGTAGCAGGTGTTCGACCCTtaaaaaacgaaaggaaaaataaaaaagtgcaGTAGCAAGTGGGACGAGTAACGGGAAACTGTTGCTGGGCCCCCTCCTTCCACGTCATCATTGAACCCTGCCCATTCGGCAGACGACACGTGGCGCCCACCCTTTTCCACCCTTCATCACCCGagcttatctctctctctcttcatttttttttttttttgttaagaaACTCCCAACGCGCCTCAACTCTCTGTCTCGCAAAATCGAACGGACCACCACCAGCCGCCACGATCCTCCCCGCCGGTCGCAGCTGCTGAAGAAGGACGGAGGCTTGGTGTAGTCGGGGGTCGATGGACACGAGCTTCCCTCTGAATAAGAGGTCCAACACAGACGACGAAATGCTTGCGTCCATGCAGTCGTGGCGCTCTAGCCGGACGACCTTCCAGAGGGGGAAGACGAATTCTGTATGGACGTCGAGCCGTCGACGTCGCCACCTCCGCATTTACTGGCACCGTCGTCTTCTCCGTTGCCCGCTCCTCCTACTTTtgtctctcctcttcctcctcctcctcctactaTAATCTCTTCACCAGCGTTTTAGATCCATAGCTTCTTCTTTCCGACGGCCGGATGGAGGGAAAAGCAACTTGATTCGCCGGAGGTTAAGTATCGCTACTTGCCGGGAACCTGCAAGAACCAATCAAAGGTGCGACAATGGAACAATCTGGACGCAATACTGGAACCAATTCACTGGACGTTCGCCTGGAGGAGCCACTGATATCGTCGGGAATAATGGAACAGTGGACGTGACAACAGGACGGGTGCGGGAACGTCGGATGTACTGCTGGGCATTGGGGGTGCTGTGTTGGAAAACCAGGGGGCGGTGGCGGTCACCGGTGCTTCACTGCAGGTGTTCGAAGTGGAAGAACGGGACAGCGAATGGCTCCATCGGCACCGGAATTGTGACTTTGGGCCGGGAGAATAGGAATTGCAGGGAACCCTCCCCCTCTTCGGATGATTCAGCCCTTTCTCTTGTTCTCCTCTATTCTTCTAGTTATTAACGGCGAATTTGACATAAATGATCGTTGGACCTTGACCTAATATacaatatgatctctaaatttttaatttgttcaatatgatttatGAACTTTATTGCAATATACAATGtcgttcatgaatttttttattttttcaatgtggtccctaatttttttattatgttcaatctagtccccgATCTATAAACTTTATTGTGCTATATGGGAATATTTAATGTTGTTCGTgaaattgaattaatagaaagacaacaatgaacaatttcatataatatagagactaaattgaacatataataaaatttcaaagattatactgaataaatttaaagtttaaggATGACATTACACACTAAGCTAAAGTTTGTGacccatattgaataaattaaaagttcgaagaCTCTATCAAGAACCATTTGCATCATTTTCCCTTATACACGTGTATCAATTCCCTTGTCCAATGAGGGGAAGAAAAGTATTGTCTATGTATCTATTGTACCAATGAAAAAGTGGATGGGAAGAGAGTCTACgaaccaatttggggttttaacTCTCCTTTCATCATAGGTGTACCCGtttggatttttcatagtattaacccaatttaatgaaaattaatagaGAATAAATTTTTCACAGGTGCAtctatttgggattttttatggtcaaaaaattaattttggataaactTATCACATATTTACCAATTCAGGGtttcttataataaaaaattaatttctaaaaaatttgtcacaagtgtattggtttgaaatatttcgtaatattaaccctttttctttttgcttaacTCTCTGTCTCCTTTTGTGCCCTCACTTatctttgtgttttcttttgtaGAAAGCTCGACCAGTGAGAAGAAGGGTTTGGCCGAAGCTAGACCACAAGACACCCCTCTCCCTCCCCACCttcctcccccaaaaaaaaaaaaaattgtgaaccCTATCTAATAtagttattttcattattaCTAGTAGGTGAGAatggaatgaaagaaaattactaaaaaagtcctaaacttattggaattgtgccaattttatcttaatttttttatttttcaaattaagtcctaaatattttacattcgtgccaattcagtccgcTTGACAAACTTTAAGCGgtgttgacatggataatttatattagtattttaatatttttaaaattatgttgtattttttatttcctttctttcttttttccctccttcttccttccaGCTAGATTGACGACCTACCAAAGGCGAGGGCTGGTAAGGTCGATGTCGCCGGCCACTAGCAAGGGGGCCAGGGCAAGGTGGGCGAGCTCAGCCTCACTGAGTCCTTGGGGTGTGCTCTCGAGTGGCAATTCCAAAACTAAATGGAATGCCTATTTCATTGGAATTAGCCGACTTCAACTTGTCAAGTGTCCCCAAACATTGGAATGGAATGACAATTATAGCTCGATTCTGTCGAACCAAACATAGCTTTTGAAGAGCATCCCCAATTTGACcacaaagaaaaacagaaaaaggcaTCCACAACTTTGTTTTGAATCTCCTATCCATGTTTAATACTATGTTTCTGGGcccaatattaaaaaaaaaaaaaaactctcaactttagtatttgtgtaaattatattcaaaaaaaaatttgtctcataaaaaattttcaaattttacttttgtcccaattctattggtctaatacccaaaaaaagatCGAAACTTTAACATTTATCCcagttatatccaaaaaaaaatttgtctcataaaaaatctcagtttttatattttttccagtTCTACCACTATTatccttccatccataatcctCATTAGCTAATTCTACGTGACATTTGCATGTCATTAAAGAATTACATATCAACAAAACTGACATGAAAAAATCCCACAATTTCTCTTATGTTGTTTGCTTTGCCTACACATTGTCGGGAAATACAGAGTCACTCAAAACAGCGCGTTTTGGATTTTCCTCAACATTCAATAGCCCAAAGAATAGTTAGACGTGGAGATCTGAATATTTGGACGAACAATCTCAAATCTTGTCATCCCTGAAACTTattgtttctatttttgaaaattaatttgtaagtttgatgaaaaaagctacgtaagattaactaacgGTAATTATGTACGGAAGACTAATGGTTGTacattgggacaaaagtaaaagtttgaggttttttttagataaaaaaagttttggataaaaTTGGGACACATGctaaaattggttttttttttttttgccaatagaattgggacaaaagttaTAGTTAGGGGTgacagaagtaaaaatttggggttttttataagacaaaaaaaagttttagatataattgggacaaatgctaaagttgagagtttttttgggtattagaacTATGTTTCAGTGGGCTATAAAAGAAGTACATCCTTGTGCAATTTGGACCATCAGAATCGAACAAGATTAATTAAATCGAAAGAGCAACTAATTAAGTCAATTATCAAATATTATGTCACTCTAGTTAGTTATTTCTCGTAACAAATTACTAGTCATTGAGATGTCGAAACTTACATTTTTCCATAAAGAAATTCACTAAAGTTAGAATAGGAAAAAATTGGAAGCTTCTGATGAGTAAATACATTATATTTCCTTTGGGAAAGTATGTTTATCTTATGCATATCAAAGGGGAGATCTTTTGGAAAATCCCATTATTTTCTTGTTAGCTGCTAGCTTAACAGTTTGATAGTATTGtcagttatttctaaccacacaATTTCATAATCAATTAGTatttatacaaaacacgcgaTGATAGTGTGTGGTTCTATGGTTGAAATTATACCCAACTATCAAGGgaatcattttcttattttcttatattaGTGTTGGAGAGAGATTTCAAAATAAGCCATTCGTGTTTAATAGAGATTATAACACGGAAAGAGTAACAGCAAAATCATCTACCTACGGCATTTCCAACTGCTCTAAACAAAGAAACTCGCCTCACGCATTGCATTCGGATAATGTATGTCGGCTTCCGCAAGCTTCATCTCAAAGGTTCTCCGA
This sequence is a window from Rhodamnia argentea isolate NSW1041297 chromosome 3, ASM2092103v1, whole genome shotgun sequence. Protein-coding genes within it:
- the LOC115754708 gene encoding ABC transporter C family member 10-like, whose product is MRREFWNMFCGDSCCSSQVRDSCSSGLACVFLFQLHFGSTYSSTPRIWIIQEIDLLPLHEWLVFLFQGVGWMLLVLTVTIGRLHLPYVPLARTYTILASLYAGFLCLSSLWEIKETTASVSSVLDIVSFPGEILLPFCAFRGYSYMETSGVRENGAVYEPLLDQAQNDNVTPFAKAGFLSKMSFWWLNPILKLGREKILQEDDIPRLRLEERAETCYSRFIEQLHKEKRKNPYDSYSILSAIFFCEWRGILVSGFFALTKVLTLSTGPLFLRAFIMVAEGEEAFEYEGYVLAGGLFLAKCLESLSERQWYFRARLIGLRIRSFLSAAICQKQLRLSSAAKMTHSLGEIVNYVTTDAYRIGEFPYWFHQIWSTSLQLCLALAIVYYAMGLATLVGLAVVILIVPLTSPMAKLQLKYQRRLMEAQDKRLKAIAEALANMKVLKLYAWEKHFKKAIEELRKDESEWIAAVLWQQGYYLVLLWSLAILVPAVTFWACYFMSISLTASNVFTFLASLRIVQEPIRLIPDVVRSFIQARVSLARIATFLEAPELESKPTEQESDNEVLETAVFLDTREISWDSGTSKELRNIKLSVRKGQKVAICGEVGSGKSTLLAAILGEVPFVNGVVHVYGRMACVSQTAWIQTGTIQENILFGLAMDSVKYQEVIQQCSLAKDIKMFPFGDQTQIGERGVNLSGGQKQRLQLARALYQDADVYLLDDPFSAVDAHTATSLFNEYVMKALSGKTVLLVTHQVDFLPAFNSILLMSSGQIVSTGSYDQLMASCQKFQDLVFAHNMTSGSGNRIAITSSGRPGYLKEEIQSIYIEEQIEASLGTQLTKQEEREMGDSGFKPYLQYLKHHKGILFFTLATISHIFFIAGQFVQNYWLASEVNATSVSTIELNSVYTGICIALPLLLLIRSYFIVHLGCGASESIFSVLLHSLIRAPMSFYDSTPLGRILSRVSSDLSIIDIDMAFKLTISLASTMNTYSNFLVLAFLTWPVIFVIIPMIYLTQIIQKHYYASSNELMRLDGTTKSTLASHLAESIAGVMTIRAFGQEERFFSRSLCLIDANASPHFHSFSANEWLVQRLEVLCIIVLTSSALAITFLDLGSSSSGYVGMALAVGLSLNVFLVFSVQSQCSLSNLVVSVERLEQYMHIQSEAPEVIEDGRPPQDWPSSGSVEICDLKVRYRPDSPFVLHGITCKIKGGHKIGIVGRTGSGKTTLISALFRLVEPTTGRIIVDGLDITTIGLHDLRSHFGVIPQDPTLFGGTVRYNLDPLSEHTDEEIWEVLGKCQLWKAIQEKEKGLESLVVHDGSNWSMGQRQLFCLGRALLRRSRILVLDEATASIDNETDSILQRTIQREFVDSTVITVAHRIPTVLDCTMVLAISDGRLVEYDEPMKLVGKGDSLFGQLYKEHWSRTSNASSHSGNF